Below is a genomic region from Polluticoccus soli.
GCAATACTGCAGCCAGCTGATACGTTCGCTGCAAGACACCTACAAGCAAATACCTTCCAGCAGCGACGACTGCGACGTGCACGATTTCAATGTGCTGAAAGCGCAGGTGTACGACAGCCTGGGCCAGGCCAGGCATGTGGCAGCAGCCTAAACTTATTTATCAAACATTGCGAGGATCTTATGGAGCGTGGTCTGGTTGCGACCCGTGGCCAACTGTTTCAGTTTGCGCTCTACAAACATATTGCTGAACAGCGATTTCGATCCGTCCTTCACCACAAGGGCATATACATCGCGGCCGGCGATCTTAAAACTATCTATCTCGTTACTCTGAGACTCGAACGTCTTTCGCTGCTCCGCATCGGGAGCTTTGGTAAGGAAGGTAATATATAATGCGAGGTCTTTGCCGAGCGCTGCTTTTTTGAACGGGTTATTGCTGAGTATCTCTTCCAGCTCAGCCTTAGTTCTCAAAAACACCTCCACCTCGAAACCAAGTTCTTTGACAAGTTGTTTCTCGATCTTAGCCGTGAGCTTTGCTTCATCTTTCTCTTTGGCTTCCAGCAGCACGTTGCCGCTTTGTATATAAGTGCGTACGTTGGCAACCCCGGGCATCTCGCCCAGTATCCGACGCAGGTCTTCCATCTTGATGAGCCTGTGCCCGCTTACATTGATAGCTCTTAAGAAAGCAACATACTGTTCCATACCGATGAGCTAAAAATAAAAAAAGTTGCATTGGCGGCTGCAACTCTCTTCACAAAGCTCATGTCACAGCCATCAGAACCGGTAGTGTATCTGCCTTTCGACCGCGTAGGTGCGTATGTCTTTAAAAATCTCAAATTTGGAGGTCATAGCCGGGTGGCTTACCCTCGCCATGATGATCACTTCATACTCTTCTTCGCGACGGGCGCCTTTGCTGGTAAAGATGCCGCCATTCAGTTTGGCGATCTTGTGATTCTTGTACTCATTGATGAGTTCTTCGCGTCTTTCGGAAGGACAAACAAACAAGGCCACTATATTACCAACGCCGCAGTAGTTGTTACCAACAAGGTACTGGAAGTGATTCTTTACTTCGATGGCTTTAGACAATGTAAACGATTTGCCGTCCAGGGAATTTGAACGATTCATAGCGAGAGATTTAACTGGTGAAAAAATAACCGGCTTTGGTTACGGCCGCTACCGGTACAGTAAATACTAAAACAGCCGTGCCTGAAAGCTTGCCAATATTGTACAAGCGGCTATTTGTCAATCCGTTGCACTGGCATAGTTTTTAAAACTTGTAGGCAAATAAATTCAACAGTTATGAAAAAGTCGATTGAATTAGTTACGTATAGACTGGCCTTTCTTTTTATGACGATGATGGCGTCCGTTTACAGTTTTGCGCAAGACGCTACCAATGTAACGGTAGAAAAAACCGCAAAAACAACCACCACAGAGCAGTGGTACACTGAGCCCTGGGTTTGGATAGTAGGCGGCGCATTGTTATTCATTCTGTTATTGGGTGCGATTCTGGGTGGCGGCAGCCGTTCCCGCAGCACTTCTGATACGCGTGTGCACCGCACCACCATTACAAGGCAAGATGATGTGTATGATGCTTAGTTAATGAGCTGTTATTGAGTGTTTTTTAAATGTTTGGCAGCAGGCGCATTTCATTGGAAATGCGCCTGTTGTTTTGCCAATTATCAAAAGGGCAAAAAAATACTCCCCTCGTATTGAGGGGAGCTTAATCAACCACCATCTACCTCACTCGTCACATCACTTTATTCTGGTTCGTTTACTATTCCTTTCCCTACTTACTATTAAAAAATATGCCCCTCCGGCCGTTCGGGGAGAAGCTTTCAGAAACAAGGCGATAGATGCAAGCCAATAATTGCACAGTACACAGCTGCGGAAAAATTTTCTACAAAAACGGCTACAATCGGCTGTGGAAGCTAGTTTCGTGGAGCGCTGCGGCGCATGTCCTTCACCAGCTCCATGGCTTTGATATGTGCCTCCCTCGCCGAGTCGGCAGGGATCATGGCATATATAAGATGCCCATTTTTATCATGCTCAAATTTCACGTTCTCAGCTTCGTGCGGGGGAGACAATAATTCGTGACAGGCTAACACTTCATTTTTCAAAAACACTACTTTAAAAACGGCCATCTCTCATTCTTTTCGGGTCCAACAAATGCTCGCTCATCAATAAGCAAAAACTATGCAACGGCCGAGCTGCAGTTATATAACCAAACAACCCATATAAACTCATATCAACCAGTTAGAAATGCCCGTTTTTTCACTATGTTATTTTAACAACTTATTGCACACTGTACCGTGGCACGTTCTATATTTGAATACTGAAAACAACCCAACTCACATGATACGCTACCACCAATTCGAAACATCTGTCCAGGAGACAGCTAATGATTTTCACGACTGGAAACACCTGCTGCCAGCAGTACCTATTGCATTCCGCCTCCGGTTCCTGTACGTCATCGACAATCACTTTCACCTGCCCGATGCCTTCGATATCGTAATGAGCAGCCAAAGCCTTAACGACGACAGGTTTGAAGAGTTCCTGACGACAGCGCGAAAAAGCGAGACTTACTTGTATTGTAAGGAATAGGTTTGACTAGCTATCGATCATGAACGGAAAGGGCGAATATTGGTTCCGGAAGTTATTTGGATTATATTAGATACAAATCTTTCTACCCATGCGCAGGCTGTCGTTACTGTTTTGTTTGGTAGCAGGTACCACCTGGTGCTCTGCACAGACAGCCTCCGATAATCCCTTGTTCAACACCTTCAAGCAAGGCTTGGTACAAGGCGAGGGCAATGCAGCCTCAGTAGCGGTCATCAAAGCAGCCATCGGCACCTTTGGGGTCAATAATGTGTTCCGTTATTTTTCTACTGACAATGCAGCTGGAAAGTACACGATCCGCCTGAGGAACGACGAGACCATCACGCTGACATTCACTGAACTGAAACAAGCCGCTACTGCATCAGCCTTCAGCGAGAAGAGCACCGACCTGCTGTCGCACGACATCCGTAAATATGCAGAGCTCTGCTTTGCTGTAATGGCAAAAAAGCTGCAGCAGCAAAACCCACGTTACAATTATGTGTCTGCGGTGAGCGATATTAATGATGGTATAGAACCGGCAGATGCAGCCGCATTGTTAGGACTGAAACTCAAAAGCCTGAAACCCTGTACCGTGGATAACCTGTCGCACTACAACCATATCATCGTGTGCAATCCTTACCATATAGCTTACGCCAACACTGGCTATTATGATGAGCTGAAGAACCAGGCAGGCGTTGCCACGCTCAACGACTTCAGGCAAAACCACTACGGCGCCAAATGCGCCCTGCGCCGCTGCAATATCAGTGAAGCGTTCAGGGTGGATGAATTCTAAAAAAAATGCCGGGACGAATCCCGGCACCTATAAAGTAAGTCGTTCAGTCATTATTGTTCAACCCTGAAAGGAGCTGTAGCTACTTCGCCTTTGTCGTTCGACAAGGTAAGCCAGTACACACCATTAGCCAGCGTTGAAGGCAGATTGATCTGCAACTCGTTGCTACCGTTAGCCAGCACAGTACCCTCGCCAGATACGGCGCCTGTGATCTGGCTCAGCTTATAGCGGTAGTTACCATTTGCTGTAGATGCCAGCTTCACATTGATCGCCCTGCTGTTACCAACCGG
It encodes:
- a CDS encoding DUF1697 domain-containing protein, giving the protein MEQYVAFLRAINVSGHRLIKMEDLRRILGEMPGVANVRTYIQSGNVLLEAKEKDEAKLTAKIEKQLVKELGFEVEVFLRTKAELEEILSNNPFKKAALGKDLALYITFLTKAPDAEQRKTFESQSNEIDSFKIAGRDVYALVVKDGSKSLFSNMFVERKLKQLATGRNQTTLHKILAMFDK